A portion of the Pedobacter cryoconitis genome contains these proteins:
- a CDS encoding SRPBCC family protein — protein sequence MKNELSTQIIDKLSAFGLQPTGKENIDRGERIVSLIAGTWLVYKSIKKIGKYPIMGIQGAAAGGLMLYRGATGFCPVYKKLDKDTTDPQAISITENLTVNAPKDKVYAFWRELSNLPKFMKHLKNVEEISDDVSLWEANTPGGLLDLTWNAEITREEEGLYLGWQSLEGSTIDNAGKIEFKDSLNGTGTEMQIEIDYFPPAGSVGRSITSLFNGIFERMIRQDIQSFKAYAEAADFRAYAGISEHNG from the coding sequence ATGAAAAACGAACTGAGCACTCAAATCATCGACAAATTATCAGCTTTTGGCCTTCAGCCGACAGGAAAAGAAAACATCGACCGGGGCGAAAGAATCGTTTCGCTGATCGCCGGAACATGGCTGGTCTATAAAAGCATAAAGAAAATCGGAAAATACCCAATTATGGGAATTCAGGGTGCAGCAGCAGGCGGACTGATGCTTTATCGCGGAGCTACTGGATTTTGCCCTGTTTATAAGAAACTTGATAAAGATACTACTGATCCACAGGCAATTAGTATTACTGAAAATCTTACCGTCAACGCACCAAAAGATAAAGTATATGCCTTTTGGCGTGAACTTTCAAATCTGCCAAAATTTATGAAACACCTCAAAAATGTGGAAGAAATAAGTGATGATGTATCCTTGTGGGAGGCCAATACGCCAGGTGGGCTGCTGGATCTCACCTGGAACGCAGAAATCACCCGTGAAGAAGAAGGCCTATATCTGGGCTGGCAATCTCTCGAAGGATCTACGATTGACAACGCAGGTAAAATAGAATTTAAAGACTCTTTAAACGGTACAGGTACTGAGATGCAAATTGAGATCGATTACTTCCCTCCTGCGGGTAGTGTAGGCAGAAGCATTACTTCTTTGTTTAATGGAATATTCGAACGTATGATCCGTCAGGACATTCAAAGCTTCAAAGCCTATGCAGAGGCTGCCGACTTCAGAGCGTATGCAGGGATTTCGGAACATAACGGCTAA